A genomic segment from Treponema sp. Marseille-Q3903 encodes:
- a CDS encoding glycoside hydrolase family 32 protein: protein MMEQTILEKARKYEAECPILIRPVFHLTPKIGWMNDPNGFTFYNGEYHLFYQYHPYSTVWGPMHWGHAVSKDLLKWEYIPVALAPDTPADAKGCFSGCAVPMEDGKLALVYTGVSQNESQVQCLAVGDGKDFIKSENNPIIDKKLLPEGATVKDFRDPKIIKTEDGYIAFIANLNEDKLGQILTFKSKDLTSWTFDKVFAKNQKEGKKSVGIMWECPDFFKLDDKYVLMLSAQGVTQNARLHSGNIGVYATGNFDKNGNFVYDTFYDVDCGTDFYAQQTVLSPDGRRIMIGWLQNWDTCGYRTENSQWYGQMSVPREITIKNNKLIQQPVKELLSMRCNEVQVKSQIINNEEKQFTGISGNNCDMEIYIQKSDDSLSDFEIHFFQNDEKTEYVSLSYSYKKQQLILDRSFSGTKSACLHQRSIKYGFKGEVLKIRAVLDSNSLELFFGEGELAMSMAVYQNHTNKNITFMSYGMSEVSICKWDIK from the coding sequence ATGATGGAGCAGACAATACTTGAAAAAGCGCGTAAATATGAAGCAGAATGTCCTATATTAATTCGCCCGGTTTTTCATCTTACTCCAAAAATTGGCTGGATGAATGACCCTAACGGATTTACATTTTATAATGGAGAGTATCATCTGTTTTACCAATATCATCCTTATAGCACTGTGTGGGGACCAATGCATTGGGGACACGCAGTTTCTAAGGATCTCTTAAAGTGGGAATATATTCCCGTAGCCTTGGCACCAGATACCCCTGCTGATGCCAAAGGTTGTTTCTCTGGTTGTGCAGTTCCTATGGAAGATGGGAAACTGGCGCTTGTCTATACAGGGGTTTCACAGAATGAAAGTCAGGTACAGTGCCTTGCGGTTGGAGATGGAAAAGACTTTATAAAATCTGAAAATAATCCTATAATAGACAAAAAACTGCTTCCCGAGGGGGCGACTGTAAAAGACTTCCGTGATCCAAAGATTATTAAAACAGAAGACGGGTATATAGCTTTTATCGCAAATCTTAATGAAGATAAACTTGGTCAGATTTTAACCTTCAAAAGTAAAGACTTAACGAGCTGGACATTTGATAAGGTTTTTGCAAAAAATCAGAAAGAGGGCAAAAAAAGCGTTGGTATTATGTGGGAATGTCCAGATTTTTTTAAACTGGATGATAAATATGTTCTTATGCTCAGTGCTCAGGGTGTTACTCAAAACGCAAGGTTGCACTCTGGAAATATTGGTGTATATGCAACAGGTAATTTTGATAAAAATGGAAACTTTGTATACGACACTTTTTATGATGTTGATTGTGGTACAGACTTCTATGCTCAGCAGACAGTTCTTTCTCCAGACGGCAGAAGAATTATGATTGGCTGGCTTCAAAACTGGGATACTTGTGGATATAGAACAGAAAATTCCCAATGGTATGGACAGATGTCCGTGCCTCGTGAAATTACCATTAAAAATAATAAATTAATCCAGCAGCCTGTAAAAGAACTGCTTTCAATGCGTTGTAATGAAGTTCAGGTTAAGTCTCAAATCATAAATAATGAAGAAAAGCAATTTACCGGAATTTCTGGAAATAATTGCGATATGGAAATTTATATACAAAAATCGGATGACTCTTTATCAGACTTTGAAATACATTTTTTCCAGAATGATGAGAAAACAGAATATGTCTCTCTGTCATACTCATATAAAAAACAGCAGCTGATCCTAGATCGTTCATTTTCTGGAACAAAGTCTGCTTGTCTCCATCAAAGAAGCATAAAGTATGGATTTAAGGGTGAAGTATTAAAGATTCGTGCTGTGTTGGATAGTAATTCCTTGGAATTATTTTTTGGCGAAGGGGAACTTGCTATGTCAATGGCTGTATATCAAAATCATACCAATAAAAATATTACTTTCATGAGTTATGGAATGTCCGAAGTTTCTATTTGTAAGTGGGATATAAAATAA
- the ettA gene encoding energy-dependent translational throttle protein EttA: MAKTFDDKKIIYTMDRVSRSYGTKVVLKDISISYYYGAKIGVIGANGSGKSSLFKILAGVDKDFVGETHLAPGYSIGYLEQEPQLEKGKTVMDIVKEGVKPITDLLAEFDKINEAFGDPDADFDKLCARQGEIQEQLDACDAWNLDNNLELAMDALRCPPAEQIVDVLSGGERRRVALCRLLLQKPDILLLDEPTNHLDAETVAWLENHLHTYPGTVIAITHDRYFLDDVAGWILELDRGEGYPFKGNYSSWLEQKEARLAQENKNESMRQKEIQRELEWIHMGAKGRQAKHKEHITRYNELMAQESKKQLKDTQISIPAGPRLGGQVIDIENLTKSFGDKLLFENLNVHIPAGAIVGIVGPNGAGKTTLFKMIVDAAGLPDGEKPDSGEIKVGSTVKLVYVDQMRSGLDMNKTVYETLGGGGDIVKLGAVDEKGRALEGGVREINAHAYCGWFNFIGPDQNKKVSVLSGGERNRLNLGMMLKESGNVLLFDEPTNDLDVQTVRALEEALEDFAGCALVVSHDRWFLDRICTHILAFENNSEVRFFEGNWSEYAEWKKQQFGEEAGVPKRVVYRKLSR; this comes from the coding sequence ATGGCAAAAACATTTGATGACAAAAAAATAATATATACAATGGACAGAGTTTCGCGTTCGTATGGAACAAAAGTTGTCCTTAAAGATATCAGCATTTCGTATTATTATGGTGCGAAAATCGGCGTGATTGGAGCAAACGGTTCCGGTAAATCTTCGCTTTTTAAAATCCTTGCAGGAGTCGACAAAGATTTTGTCGGAGAAACTCATCTCGCTCCAGGATACTCTATAGGATATCTTGAACAAGAACCTCAGCTTGAAAAAGGTAAAACTGTGATGGACATCGTAAAAGAAGGCGTAAAGCCGATTACAGACCTCCTCGCAGAATTTGATAAAATCAACGAAGCGTTTGGTGACCCTGATGCCGATTTTGACAAACTTTGCGCTAGGCAAGGTGAAATACAAGAACAGCTTGACGCTTGTGATGCTTGGAACCTTGACAACAACCTTGAACTTGCGATGGATGCGCTGCGCTGTCCCCCTGCCGAGCAGATTGTAGATGTCCTTTCAGGCGGTGAGCGTCGTCGTGTTGCATTGTGCCGTCTTCTTCTTCAAAAACCTGACATCCTTCTTTTAGATGAACCTACAAACCACCTTGATGCCGAAACAGTCGCATGGCTTGAAAATCATCTTCACACATATCCGGGAACTGTGATTGCGATAACTCACGACCGTTATTTTTTGGACGATGTTGCAGGATGGATTTTGGAACTCGACCGCGGAGAAGGCTATCCATTTAAGGGAAATTATTCGAGCTGGCTTGAACAAAAAGAGGCGCGCCTTGCTCAGGAAAATAAAAATGAAAGCATGCGCCAAAAAGAGATTCAGCGGGAATTGGAATGGATTCACATGGGTGCTAAAGGGCGTCAGGCAAAGCACAAGGAACACATCACCAGATACAACGAGCTCATGGCTCAGGAAAGTAAAAAGCAGTTGAAAGATACTCAGATTTCGATACCGGCAGGTCCACGGCTCGGCGGTCAGGTGATTGATATAGAAAACCTGACAAAATCTTTCGGCGACAAACTCTTGTTTGAAAATCTCAACGTTCATATTCCTGCCGGCGCAATTGTCGGAATTGTCGGACCAAATGGGGCAGGTAAAACAACGCTTTTTAAGATGATTGTAGATGCCGCAGGGCTTCCTGATGGAGAAAAACCTGATTCAGGAGAGATAAAAGTTGGCTCTACAGTAAAACTTGTCTATGTCGATCAGATGCGTTCAGGACTCGACATGAACAAAACTGTTTATGAAACTCTCGGCGGTGGCGGTGATATTGTGAAACTCGGTGCTGTCGATGAAAAAGGTCGTGCTCTTGAAGGCGGAGTTCGCGAAATCAACGCTCATGCATACTGCGGATGGTTCAATTTTATAGGACCAGACCAGAACAAAAAAGTCAGCGTGCTTTCCGGCGGTGAAAGAAACCGTTTGAATTTGGGTATGATGCTAAAGGAAAGCGGAAACGTTCTTTTGTTCGATGAACCTACAAACGACCTCGATGTTCAGACTGTTCGTGCGCTTGAAGAGGCTCTTGAAGATTTTGCAGGCTGTGCTTTGGTCGTAAGTCATGACAGATGGTTTTTAGACCGTATATGTACGCATATTCTAGCATTTGAAAACAATTCAGAAGTTCGGTTTTTTGAAGGAAACTGGTCTGAATACGCAGAGTGGAAAAAGCAGCAGTTCGGTGAAGAAGCCGGAGTTCCAAAACGCGTTGTATACAGAAAATTGAGCCGATAA
- the prfA gene encoding peptide chain release factor 1, which translates to MDLLKKLDECEKRFKEVNDLVMDPNLVKDPKKYKDTMREHGYLSELCELSKKYKNVLQGIQDAKEMITSEDDVEMKEMAREELKELEENQPKLEEDIKLKLVPPDPLDEKNIILEIRSAAGGDEASLFVRDLWEMYTHLADRKGWKTETMEVQETEVGGFNKIVTSISGKFVYGTLRWESGVHRVQRVPQTESQGRLQTSTATVAVLPEAEETEIEIKPGDVRVDVMRAGGPGGQCVNTTDSAVRLTHIPTGIVVIQQDEKSQIKNKEKAFRVLRARLFDLEESKKQEERAAARSSMVGSGARSEKIRTYNFPQDRVTDHRINYSQHNLPSFMMGDMDDMLDALNVYAKEEQLKADVSSLSEE; encoded by the coding sequence ATGGATTTACTCAAAAAACTCGATGAATGTGAAAAACGCTTTAAAGAAGTCAACGACCTTGTCATGGATCCAAATCTTGTAAAAGATCCGAAAAAGTACAAAGACACAATGCGTGAACATGGATATTTATCAGAATTATGTGAACTAAGTAAAAAATATAAAAACGTCCTTCAAGGTATCCAAGATGCAAAAGAGATGATAACGTCGGAAGATGATGTTGAAATGAAAGAGATGGCTCGCGAAGAACTTAAAGAACTTGAAGAAAATCAGCCGAAGCTTGAAGAAGATATAAAACTGAAACTCGTCCCTCCCGACCCTCTTGATGAAAAAAACATCATCCTTGAGATTCGCTCAGCCGCCGGCGGTGATGAAGCATCTTTATTTGTGCGCGACCTTTGGGAAATGTACACTCACCTTGCAGACAGAAAAGGTTGGAAAACAGAAACGATGGAAGTGCAGGAAACTGAAGTCGGCGGATTCAACAAAATCGTAACATCAATAAGCGGTAAATTTGTATACGGAACACTGCGTTGGGAATCAGGCGTTCACCGTGTTCAGCGCGTTCCTCAAACAGAAAGTCAGGGACGATTGCAGACTTCTACAGCGACAGTCGCAGTTTTGCCGGAAGCGGAAGAAACAGAAATCGAAATTAAACCGGGAGACGTTCGCGTTGACGTAATGCGGGCAGGAGGACCCGGAGGACAGTGTGTAAATACGACAGACTCTGCGGTACGCCTAACCCATATTCCAACAGGGATTGTTGTAATTCAACAAGATGAAAAATCACAGATAAAAAACAAGGAAAAAGCGTTCCGCGTACTTCGTGCCAGATTGTTCGACCTTGAAGAATCTAAAAAACAGGAAGAACGAGCGGCAGCTCGCTCAAGCATGGTCGGCTCAGGTGCACGCTCTGAAAAAATCAGAACTTACAACTTTCCTCAAGACCGCGTAACAGACCATCGAATCAACTACAGCCAGCACAATCTCCCTTCTTTTATGATGGGCGACATGGACGATATGCTTGACGCCTTGAATGTCTACGCAAAAGAAGAGCAATTAAAGGCTGACGTAAGTTCTTTGAGTGAAGAGTAA
- a CDS encoding PfkB family carbohydrate kinase, whose product MGYKIKNYDVTALGELLIDFTENGLSRQGNFLMEANPGGAPCNVLAILTKFGKKTAFIGKVGNDFLGHHLADVVAKIGIDTRNLLFDNAVHTTLAFVHTFEEGDRDFSFYRNPGADMMLRVKDVDQKLIADSKLFHLGTLSMTNSEVRKATKTAVMTAKKNGCLISFDPNLRVPLWNKLEEADYIINEISSLGEEFFLKDIFEI is encoded by the coding sequence GTGGGATATAAAATAAAAAATTATGATGTAACAGCTTTAGGCGAACTATTGATTGATTTTACAGAAAATGGTTTAAGTAGGCAGGGGAACTTTCTTATGGAAGCAAATCCTGGTGGAGCCCCCTGTAATGTTCTTGCTATACTTACAAAATTTGGCAAAAAAACTGCTTTTATAGGAAAGGTAGGAAATGACTTTCTGGGGCATCATCTTGCAGATGTAGTAGCGAAGATTGGAATAGATACTCGCAATCTTTTATTTGATAATGCAGTACATACGACACTTGCTTTTGTTCATACCTTTGAGGAAGGGGACAGAGATTTTTCTTTTTATAGAAACCCAGGTGCAGACATGATGCTCCGTGTAAAAGATGTTGACCAGAAGTTAATCGCAGATTCGAAACTTTTTCACCTTGGAACTCTATCAATGACAAATTCTGAAGTTAGAAAAGCTACAAAGACTGCAGTTATGACTGCAAAGAAAAACGGCTGCCTTATTTCATTTGATCCGAATCTTCGTGTACCTTTATGGAATAAACTTGAAGAGGCTGATTATATAATTAATGAAATTAGTTCACTAGGAGAAGAATTTTTTCTGAAAGATATTTTTGAAATATGA
- a CDS encoding DUF456 domain-containing protein, whose translation MDYNILITIAAGIILVVGLIGTVVPVLPGVPLAWLGLLAAFFSSYNSVSIPTLVITGIIAAAVSIADNFIPAAMTKKFGGSKYAVRGSLLGMIIGFFIGPVGLVIGPFVGALIGELIHSNGNFSASLKTAVGSFAGFLFGTGLKLITTLCFIWIYIVSFFHR comes from the coding sequence TTGGACTACAATATTTTGATAACAATAGCTGCAGGCATTATTCTCGTTGTTGGCTTAATAGGAACTGTTGTCCCGGTTCTTCCCGGAGTTCCTTTAGCGTGGCTCGGACTTCTTGCCGCTTTTTTTTCGTCGTACAATTCAGTTTCAATTCCAACACTTGTGATAACAGGAATCATTGCAGCTGCTGTCTCAATTGCAGATAATTTTATTCCCGCTGCGATGACAAAAAAGTTCGGCGGAAGTAAATATGCAGTCAGAGGCTCCCTGCTCGGGATGATAATCGGATTTTTTATCGGGCCTGTCGGTTTAGTTATTGGTCCGTTCGTAGGCGCTTTGATTGGAGAACTTATTCACTCAAACGGAAACTTTAGCGCTTCGCTCAAAACCGCAGTCGGTTCTTTTGCAGGATTTTTGTTCGGGACCGGGCTCAAACTGATAACAACACTTTGCTTTATCTGGATTTATATAGTTTCATTTTTTCATCGCTAA
- a CDS encoding HAD family hydrolase — translation MLDTWEFIDDRRENSNWWKKNQSLLKKTKIIIVGYMKYLLAIFDLDGTILNTLQDLADSTNAIMKKFEFPEHTVDNVRLMVGNGIPKLIERAIPDGVNNPKYNQVLADFIDYYRNHCEIKTAPYDGMIEAFKALKSAGVKIAVNTNKDETAAKKLCDNYFPDLIDYVSGGRKGKPHKPDPVGVYEIFNHFGFECSSDCKKAVFIGDSEVDIQTGTNAGLDAIGCAWGFRGKDFLAQHGAKIIVMTPSEMAKVILGIG, via the coding sequence TTGTTAGACACATGGGAATTTATTGACGACCGGCGGGAAAATAGCAACTGGTGGAAAAAAAATCAGAGTTTGCTAAAAAAAACAAAAATCATTATAGTCGGATATATGAAATATTTACTTGCAATTTTTGATTTAGACGGAACAATCTTAAACACGCTCCAGGACCTTGCAGATTCAACAAATGCAATTATGAAAAAATTTGAATTTCCTGAACACACTGTTGACAACGTTCGTCTGATGGTCGGAAACGGAATCCCAAAGCTGATTGAAAGAGCGATTCCTGATGGCGTCAACAACCCGAAATACAATCAAGTGCTTGCAGATTTTATCGATTATTACAGAAATCACTGCGAAATAAAAACAGCACCTTATGACGGAATGATAGAAGCTTTCAAGGCTCTTAAGTCTGCTGGGGTAAAAATTGCAGTAAACACAAACAAAGATGAAACCGCTGCAAAAAAACTCTGTGATAATTATTTTCCAGATTTAATCGATTATGTTTCCGGTGGGCGAAAAGGCAAACCTCACAAACCCGACCCTGTTGGAGTTTACGAGATTTTTAATCATTTTGGATTTGAATGCAGTTCAGATTGTAAAAAGGCAGTTTTTATAGGCGACTCAGAAGTTGATATTCAAACAGGCACAAATGCAGGTTTGGATGCAATCGGCTGCGCATGGGGATTTCGAGGCAAAGATTTTCTGGCTCAGCACGGTGCAAAAATCATTGTCATGACTCCATCTGAAATGGCAAAAGTGATTTTAGGCATCGGGTGA
- the prmC gene encoding peptide chain release factor N(5)-glutamine methyltransferase has translation MKISEFKKSAVDNLTPFSTTPQLDADVLIQHAFSYSKTELLLNRDKPIDNEKLAWLNDAVSKRKKGFPIAYIICHKEFYGYDFFVTPAVLIPKPDTEILVERAIDTIITKMEVQQNKILTVCDMCTGSGCIALSVLKSLKENHDIPENMLPKFTLADISQPALEIAKKNADSLLPQTDRVRFIQTNLFEMLPHSFDVILSNPPYIPHKMVDVLLKDGRGEPRLALDGDVKPDRTRGGDDGLEIIRNLIPQAKAHLSPRGTILIETGEYNAENAEKIAQSFGFKTRIHKDLEGQLRIVEME, from the coding sequence ATGAAAATATCAGAATTCAAAAAATCTGCTGTTGACAACCTGACCCCATTTTCTACCACACCCCAGCTCGACGCAGACGTTTTAATACAACACGCTTTCAGCTATTCAAAAACCGAACTTTTGTTAAACCGCGATAAGCCGATAGACAATGAAAAACTTGCATGGCTCAATGACGCAGTTTCAAAACGCAAAAAAGGTTTCCCGATTGCATATATAATATGTCATAAAGAATTTTACGGCTATGACTTTTTTGTGACACCGGCAGTTTTAATTCCAAAACCTGATACAGAAATTTTAGTAGAGCGTGCAATAGATACAATCATAACAAAAATGGAAGTACAACAGAACAAAATCCTGACAGTTTGCGACATGTGCACAGGGAGCGGTTGTATCGCGCTTTCAGTTTTAAAATCTCTAAAAGAAAATCACGATATTCCAGAAAACATGCTTCCGAAGTTCACGCTCGCAGATATATCTCAGCCTGCTCTGGAAATTGCAAAAAAAAACGCCGACAGCCTTTTACCGCAGACAGACAGAGTGCGCTTTATTCAGACAAATCTTTTTGAAATGCTGCCTCATTCTTTTGATGTGATTCTCTCGAACCCACCGTATATTCCTCACAAAATGGTAGATGTTTTATTAAAAGACGGAAGGGGTGAGCCTCGCCTTGCCCTCGACGGAGACGTAAAACCCGACAGGACGAGAGGTGGCGACGACGGACTTGAAATCATAAGAAATTTAATTCCACAGGCAAAAGCACATCTTTCCCCGCGAGGAACTATTTTGATTGAAACCGGTGAATACAATGCGGAAAACGCAGAGAAAATCGCTCAATCATTTGGATTTAAAACGCGAATTCACAAAGACTTGGAAGGGCAATTACGTATTGTCGAGATGGAGTGA
- a CDS encoding tRNA uridine-5-carboxymethylaminomethyl(34) synthesis enzyme MnmG, with amino-acid sequence MPGFYDYYDVAVVGAGHAGIEAALAAARMGLKTVLITQTPDTIGRLSCNPSIGGIAKGNIVREIDALGGEMAKLIDRSMIQFRMLNKSRGPAVQAPRSQADKIAYSMLARKICEQTPNLFTLMDTVIDVLTTASSTPLPPNSDSHAEKGSIPGESRHSGETLAAKSGMRQKVTGIVTERGRIIPVRSVVLTTGTFLGGRIFIGEYDAPCGRVGESAVYGLTESLHRLGFTTGRLKTGTPPRILRKTIDFSKLEEQPGDSEVIPFSFDDETVERPFVPCHIVFTNEETHKIIRDNIGRSPLYSSKISGIGPRYCPSIEDKVMRFKERDRHQIFVEPEGIETEEIYLNGLSSSLPESVQDAFMRTMSGFENAVQSRPGYAVEYDFVEPTQLYPSLETKRVAGLFNAGQINGTSGYEEAAGQGLIAGINASLYARSHIAQCGPLSPIPESLNGVPLSMEPGFFCLKNDMTADEKRQFAEFSERETKELNQYEAKFQHESGYDKFEFIPEYKPIILGRDEAYIGVLIDDLVTLGTKEPYRMFTARAEYRLKLRHDTADRRLVKYAFECGLKTQAQFDAVNEKYARLEEIESQLLKNPEMENPGYPEKDWQEAKIEVKYKYYIEKQDKRVEKLHKMENAHIPADFDYGSIPSLSAESRLKLEQIRPVTLGQANRISGIRNSDIMLLMVYLKR; translated from the coding sequence ATGCCCGGGTTTTATGATTATTACGATGTTGCTGTAGTTGGCGCCGGCCATGCAGGAATTGAAGCAGCTCTTGCCGCTGCACGGATGGGGCTTAAAACTGTTCTTATTACACAAACTCCGGATACAATCGGCAGGCTGAGCTGCAATCCATCTATAGGGGGAATTGCAAAAGGCAACATTGTCCGCGAAATCGATGCGCTCGGCGGCGAAATGGCTAAGCTCATCGACCGCTCCATGATTCAGTTCCGAATGCTAAACAAAAGCCGCGGACCTGCCGTCCAAGCACCTCGCTCTCAAGCAGATAAAATTGCATACTCAATGCTTGCTCGAAAAATATGTGAGCAGACCCCAAACCTTTTTACTCTTATGGACACAGTTATAGATGTTCTCACAACTGCATCTTCAACGCCTCTTCCTCCAAATTCTGACAGCCATGCAGAAAAAGGGTCAATTCCCGGCGAAAGCCGTCACTCAGGGGAAACTTTGGCTGCAAAATCGGGGATGCGTCAAAAAGTAACAGGAATTGTCACGGAGCGTGGGAGAATTATTCCAGTGCGTTCCGTAGTGTTAACAACGGGCACATTTCTAGGTGGACGCATTTTTATCGGCGAATACGATGCTCCTTGCGGTCGTGTCGGGGAATCTGCTGTTTACGGTTTAACAGAAAGTCTTCATCGACTTGGGTTCACGACCGGACGCCTTAAAACAGGTACACCGCCTCGTATTCTTCGTAAAACAATCGACTTTTCTAAGCTTGAAGAACAGCCTGGCGACAGCGAAGTTATTCCGTTCAGCTTTGATGATGAAACTGTTGAACGCCCATTTGTCCCTTGCCATATAGTATTCACAAATGAAGAAACTCATAAAATAATCCGCGACAATATTGGTCGCTCTCCGCTGTACTCGTCAAAGATAAGCGGAATCGGACCTCGCTATTGTCCATCAATCGAAGATAAAGTCATGCGCTTTAAGGAACGTGATCGCCATCAGATTTTTGTTGAACCGGAGGGCATTGAAACTGAAGAGATTTATCTGAACGGACTTTCTTCGAGTTTGCCGGAATCTGTTCAGGACGCTTTTATGAGAACGATGAGCGGATTTGAAAACGCCGTCCAGAGCCGTCCCGGGTACGCAGTAGAATACGATTTTGTTGAGCCGACGCAGCTGTATCCTTCGTTGGAGACAAAACGTGTTGCAGGGCTTTTTAATGCGGGTCAAATAAACGGAACTTCAGGGTATGAAGAAGCGGCTGGGCAGGGGCTCATCGCTGGGATAAACGCAAGTCTTTATGCGCGCTCCCATATTGCTCAGTGTGGACCGTTGAGTCCAATCCCTGAATCTTTAAACGGAGTTCCTTTGAGCATGGAGCCCGGATTTTTTTGCCTCAAAAATGATATGACAGCCGACGAAAAGCGTCAATTTGCAGAATTTTCTGAACGTGAAACAAAAGAATTAAATCAATATGAAGCAAAATTTCAACATGAATCAGGCTATGACAAATTCGAATTTATTCCTGAGTATAAACCGATAATTCTCGGTCGCGATGAAGCGTATATAGGTGTTTTAATCGATGACCTCGTGACGCTTGGGACAAAAGAGCCTTACCGTATGTTTACGGCACGCGCTGAATACAGGTTGAAGCTTAGACACGATACAGCCGACCGCCGCCTTGTAAAATATGCTTTTGAATGTGGTCTGAAAACGCAGGCACAGTTCGATGCTGTAAACGAAAAATATGCGCGGCTTGAAGAAATTGAATCACAGCTTTTGAAAAATCCTGAAATGGAAAACCCCGGCTACCCGGAAAAAGACTGGCAAGAAGCAAAAATCGAAGTCAAATATAAATATTACATTGAAAAGCAAGACAAGCGTGTGGAAAAACTTCACAAAATGGAAAACGCTCATATCCCGGCAGATTTTGATTACGGTTCGATACCTTCTTTGTCTGCAGAATCGCGGCTTAAGCTCGAGCAGATTAGACCTGTGACTTTGGGGCAGGCAAACCGCATTTCAGGCATACGAAACAGCGACATCATGCTGCTGATGGTTTACTTAAAACGATAG